One genomic region from Haloarcula sp. DT43 encodes:
- a CDS encoding oligosaccharyl transferase, archaeosortase A system-associated, producing MSQSRGYLDDNPELESALEWAERWYHIPVLLVLLGFMLWNRVRSWQNFIVDGEVLFSGNDAWYHYRSTQYVVQNWPSTMPFDPWTAFPYGTSNGQFGTLFDQLIATAALIVGLGSPSDQTVAMTVLLAPAVFGTLVAVPTYLIGRRLGGRIGGVTAVTVLAFSTGSLLQRSLVGFSDHHVAEALFQVLGVLGVMVAVSVAARDKPVYEQFLERDVNALRDTISWSVLGGVAIALYLWVWPPGVLLLGILGVFFLVRLCLEYVHDSSPEHTAIAGAITMTSAAVLSASRVSVIDITATSQSLLQPGLALAVAFGCVFMAWLARFMEQREYGRYVYPATVFGILAFGAVLMAVLTPSLWEFFSRNVMRVVGFSISETAGTVGEASPLRNAGVLFDRHGFAVIVAGIGGLVLLGKQFLSDDAPAEELLVVVWALFILLATFTQRRFAYYLVAPIAVLSGMLVSRFIVWFDLSADDGIEYYQVLTVLTVILVIVVPLFAFGASPVEAGSTGPDQSIQAWDESLQWMEGNTPAEGAYGSGGEATLDYYGTYQKQDDFDYQEGQYGVLSWWDYGHWITTRAERVPNANPFQQGTDTAAPFLIAQNETRANNILDSTDEDDAKTRYVAVDWMMAETNGNIGGKFFAPPAFVDGAQTSDYYSRLYIQSQGGLQQVTFQRQAYYETTVARLYRFHGSAAEPQPIVIDWENKQTSQGVQYRGAPTNEQEPEGQQQGQVIRQFQSLEQARQYVEQDATSQLGGYGDAPSERVPAMEHYRLVGSSETEAFPNSPQYQHSAWTKIFERVPGATVDGSGPANTTVRAAVRMYNPATNETFIYRQRTRTDQNGNFEMTVPYSTTGYDEWGTDEGYTNVSVRAETQYQFTAVGTANGNRTGFTGTTDVTEGQVIGEDDDAATVELEPISLQQGGESRAPMAADTADAGT from the coding sequence ATGAGTCAATCACGGGGCTATCTTGACGACAACCCCGAACTCGAGTCCGCCCTGGAGTGGGCCGAGCGCTGGTACCACATTCCGGTCCTCCTGGTACTGCTCGGGTTCATGCTGTGGAATCGCGTCCGGAGCTGGCAGAACTTCATCGTCGACGGCGAGGTGCTTTTCAGCGGCAACGACGCCTGGTATCACTACCGCTCGACGCAGTACGTCGTGCAGAACTGGCCCTCGACGATGCCGTTTGACCCGTGGACGGCCTTCCCCTACGGCACCAGCAACGGCCAGTTCGGGACGCTGTTCGACCAGCTAATCGCGACCGCGGCGCTGATTGTCGGGCTGGGGTCGCCCAGCGACCAGACGGTCGCTATGACGGTCCTGCTCGCGCCGGCCGTGTTCGGGACGCTCGTCGCGGTCCCGACGTACCTCATCGGACGGCGACTCGGCGGCCGCATCGGCGGCGTGACCGCGGTCACCGTGCTCGCGTTCTCGACGGGGTCGCTCTTGCAGCGCAGTCTCGTCGGGTTCTCCGACCACCACGTCGCCGAGGCGCTCTTCCAGGTCCTCGGGGTCCTCGGCGTCATGGTGGCGGTCAGCGTCGCCGCGCGGGACAAGCCGGTCTACGAGCAGTTCCTGGAGCGGGACGTCAACGCGCTGCGGGACACCATCAGCTGGTCCGTGCTCGGCGGCGTGGCGATTGCGCTGTATCTGTGGGTCTGGCCGCCCGGCGTGCTCCTGCTCGGTATCCTCGGCGTCTTCTTCCTCGTCCGGCTGTGTCTCGAGTACGTCCACGACAGTAGCCCGGAACACACGGCCATCGCGGGCGCGATAACGATGACGTCGGCGGCCGTGCTAAGTGCGTCGCGGGTTAGCGTCATAGACATTACCGCAACGTCACAATCGCTGCTACAGCCCGGGCTCGCGCTGGCAGTCGCCTTCGGCTGCGTGTTCATGGCGTGGCTGGCCCGGTTCATGGAGCAACGCGAGTACGGCCGGTACGTCTACCCCGCGACCGTGTTCGGAATCCTCGCTTTCGGGGCCGTGCTGATGGCCGTGCTGACCCCGAGCCTGTGGGAGTTCTTCAGCCGAAACGTCATGCGGGTCGTCGGGTTCAGCATCAGCGAGACGGCCGGCACCGTCGGCGAGGCCTCGCCGCTCCGGAACGCCGGCGTCCTGTTCGACCGCCACGGGTTCGCCGTCATCGTCGCGGGCATCGGCGGCCTCGTCCTGCTCGGGAAGCAGTTCCTTTCGGACGACGCGCCCGCAGAGGAGCTACTGGTCGTCGTCTGGGCGCTGTTCATCCTGCTGGCCACGTTCACCCAGCGGCGGTTCGCGTACTACCTCGTCGCGCCGATTGCGGTGCTGTCGGGGATGCTCGTCAGTCGCTTCATCGTCTGGTTCGACCTCAGCGCCGACGACGGCATCGAGTACTATCAGGTCCTGACCGTCCTCACAGTCATTCTCGTCATCGTGGTCCCGCTGTTTGCCTTCGGTGCGTCGCCGGTCGAGGCGGGCTCCACCGGCCCCGATCAAAGTATCCAGGCTTGGGACGAGAGCCTGCAGTGGATGGAAGGGAACACGCCCGCCGAGGGAGCGTACGGCTCCGGTGGTGAGGCGACGCTCGACTACTACGGCACCTATCAGAAGCAGGACGACTTCGACTACCAGGAAGGGCAGTACGGCGTCCTGTCGTGGTGGGACTACGGGCACTGGATTACCACCAGGGCCGAGCGGGTCCCGAATGCGAACCCGTTCCAGCAGGGGACTGACACGGCCGCGCCGTTCCTCATCGCACAGAACGAGACACGGGCGAACAATATCCTCGACAGCACGGACGAGGACGACGCGAAGACGCGCTACGTCGCCGTCGACTGGATGATGGCCGAGACCAACGGCAACATCGGCGGGAAGTTCTTCGCCCCGCCGGCGTTCGTCGACGGAGCCCAGACCAGTGATTACTACAGTCGGCTGTATATCCAGTCCCAGGGTGGGCTCCAGCAGGTGACGTTCCAGCGGCAGGCCTACTACGAGACCACGGTCGCCCGCCTGTACCGCTTCCACGGGAGCGCCGCCGAGCCCCAGCCGATTGTCATCGACTGGGAGAACAAACAGACGAGCCAGGGCGTGCAGTACCGCGGCGCGCCGACCAACGAACAGGAGCCGGAGGGCCAACAGCAGGGCCAGGTAATCCGCCAGTTCCAGTCGCTCGAACAGGCCCGTCAGTACGTCGAACAGGACGCGACCTCGCAACTCGGCGGCTACGGCGACGCGCCGAGCGAGCGGGTGCCGGCGATGGAGCACTACCGCCTCGTCGGCTCCAGCGAAACCGAGGCGTTCCCGAACAGTCCGCAGTACCAGCACTCTGCCTGGACGAAGATTTTCGAGCGCGTCCCCGGTGCGACGGTGGACGGGAGCGGGCCGGCCAACACGACGGTGCGGGCCGCCGTGCGGATGTACAACCCCGCGACGAACGAGACGTTCATCTACCGTCAGCGGACCCGGACCGACCAGAACGGGAACTTCGAGATGACCGTGCCCTACTCGACGACCGGCTACGACGAGTGGGGGACCGATGAAGGGTACACGAACGTGAGCGTCCGCGCCGAGACCCAGTACCAGTTCACCGCGGTCGGAACCGCGAACGGGAACCGGACCGGGTTCACCGGCACGACCGACGTCACCGAGGGGCAGGTCATCGGCGAGGACGACGACGCCGCGACCGTCGAACTCGAACCGATATCGCTACAGCAGGGCGGCGAGTCCCGCGCCCCGATGGCCGCGGACACGGCCGACGCGGGCACGTAA
- the aglG gene encoding glucosyl-dolichyl phosphate glucuronosyltransferase — translation MRVSVVLCTHTMERYGDCRAAAESVLAQTYDDVELVLVSDGDRDVYEQYESEFGDRDDVLTHCNDENVGLLESRNNGAEVATGDVVAFIDDDAVADEAWVAALVDAYERHDALAVGGRMTPAWVAGKPAFLPEEFYWLIGVTHRGFGPNGDPDEPGVVRNTFGSNISFDRDVFLDLGGFEDDIGGRQGEKNLQGGETELCARLRTEYDEGVYYTPDALVAHKIFDYRTDPGWLVDRAFWQGYSKRGMEVFVPESTGAESDFLGDLLFRFAPSRLRNLVESPSLGAVLQLCFLFLLTGSVGVGYLYGMYVWR, via the coding sequence ATGCGAGTCTCGGTCGTGCTCTGTACGCACACGATGGAGCGGTACGGCGACTGTCGGGCGGCGGCCGAGAGCGTCCTAGCCCAGACCTACGACGACGTGGAACTCGTGTTGGTCTCGGACGGCGACCGGGACGTGTACGAACAGTACGAGTCCGAGTTCGGCGACCGGGACGACGTCCTGACCCACTGTAACGACGAGAACGTCGGCCTGCTGGAGAGTCGGAACAACGGGGCCGAAGTCGCCACCGGCGACGTCGTCGCTTTCATCGACGACGACGCTGTCGCCGACGAGGCGTGGGTCGCGGCGTTAGTCGATGCCTACGAGCGGCACGACGCGCTCGCGGTCGGCGGCCGGATGACGCCGGCGTGGGTCGCCGGCAAACCGGCGTTCCTCCCCGAGGAGTTCTACTGGCTCATCGGCGTCACCCACCGCGGGTTCGGCCCGAACGGCGACCCCGACGAACCCGGCGTGGTGCGCAACACCTTCGGCTCGAACATCTCCTTCGACCGGGACGTGTTCCTGGACCTGGGCGGCTTCGAGGACGATATCGGCGGCCGACAGGGCGAGAAGAACCTCCAGGGCGGCGAGACGGAACTCTGCGCGCGCCTGCGAACCGAGTACGACGAAGGGGTGTACTACACGCCCGACGCCCTGGTCGCGCACAAGATATTCGACTACCGGACCGACCCCGGGTGGCTCGTGGACCGCGCGTTCTGGCAGGGCTACTCCAAGCGCGGGATGGAGGTGTTCGTTCCGGAGTCGACCGGCGCGGAGTCGGACTTCCTCGGGGACCTCTTGTTCCGGTTCGCGCCGTCGCGTCTCCGAAATCTCGTCGAATCCCCGTCGCTCGGGGCCGTCCTGCAACTGTGCTTCCTGTTTCTGCTCACCGGTAGCGTCGGCGTCGGCTACCTCTACGGGATGTACGTCTGGCGATAG
- a CDS encoding lipopolysaccharide biosynthesis protein, giving the protein MADDESILKGYLSVFTGDLGRLLTFAVFIPLLVRTVGEDGFGTYALVMAIFLPSRKILNLGLFEATKTYASRENGEERASVVTTSFALHIGSLLVGIPALAGLISWVTDGTLQTALYLMLGAVVGEQLYYFGRGVLHAYKREELAEPLVPARSVILAVVGLALAGAGYGVPGVFAGFATGFLLTGLLSTALAFREAAVLPSIRGLALRTYTRPLVRFGAQSMVLTLLLTSMYKVDILLVSHFWDAATTGHYRAALQVSEFMWVVSVAMEMVMIQSTADLWADGRIDRLTSLLSRLLRYVVVLTVLLVAGVFVLGEQFLTVYFGAPYEASVRPLQVLLPGVLGFAIARVIWPVLQAGGHLRQLLFATGVSVVVNVVLNVVLIPRIGIVGAAIGTSTAYGLMAVTHVVAARNVGLRPLTGFPAARVLALGIGTTLLLLALEPYGPWFVDLSVLPLVGLGVYALGSHVSGVLTFGEATEVLDSVLN; this is encoded by the coding sequence ATGGCCGATGACGAAAGCATCCTGAAAGGCTACCTCTCGGTGTTCACCGGCGACCTCGGCCGGCTCCTGACCTTCGCCGTCTTCATCCCGTTGCTGGTCCGTACCGTCGGCGAAGACGGGTTCGGGACGTACGCGCTCGTGATGGCGATTTTCCTCCCGAGCCGGAAGATACTGAACCTCGGGCTGTTCGAGGCGACCAAGACCTACGCCTCGCGGGAGAACGGCGAGGAGCGAGCGAGCGTCGTCACCACGTCGTTCGCACTCCACATCGGGAGCCTCCTCGTCGGGATTCCGGCGCTGGCCGGGCTCATCAGCTGGGTTACCGACGGGACGCTCCAGACGGCGCTGTACCTGATGCTCGGTGCGGTCGTCGGGGAGCAGTTGTACTACTTCGGACGCGGCGTGCTCCACGCCTACAAGCGGGAGGAACTCGCCGAGCCGCTCGTCCCGGCCCGGTCGGTCATCCTCGCCGTCGTGGGGCTCGCGCTCGCCGGGGCCGGGTACGGCGTGCCGGGAGTCTTCGCCGGGTTCGCGACCGGGTTTTTGCTCACCGGGCTCCTCTCGACGGCGCTGGCCTTCCGTGAGGCCGCCGTACTCCCCTCGATACGTGGCCTGGCTCTCCGGACCTACACGCGGCCGCTCGTTCGGTTCGGGGCCCAGTCGATGGTGCTCACGCTCCTCCTGACCAGCATGTACAAGGTCGACATCCTGCTGGTCAGCCACTTCTGGGACGCGGCGACGACCGGCCACTATCGGGCGGCACTGCAGGTCTCTGAGTTCATGTGGGTCGTCTCGGTTGCGATGGAGATGGTGATGATTCAGTCGACGGCGGACCTCTGGGCGGACGGGCGGATAGACCGTCTCACGTCGCTGCTGTCGCGGCTCCTCCGGTACGTCGTCGTCCTCACCGTACTGCTCGTCGCCGGCGTGTTCGTCCTGGGCGAGCAGTTCCTCACCGTGTACTTCGGCGCGCCGTACGAGGCGAGCGTCCGACCGTTACAGGTGCTCCTGCCGGGCGTGCTCGGGTTCGCTATCGCACGGGTCATCTGGCCGGTGTTACAGGCCGGCGGACACCTGCGGCAGTTACTGTTCGCGACCGGCGTGTCGGTGGTGGTGAACGTCGTCTTGAACGTGGTCCTGATACCGCGAATCGGCATCGTCGGCGCGGCCATCGGTACCTCGACCGCGTACGGGCTCATGGCGGTTACCCACGTGGTGGCGGCGCGCAACGTCGGTCTCAGGCCGCTCACCGGGTTCCCGGCGGCCCGAGTGCTCGCTCTCGGCATCGGCACGACCCTGCTGTTGCTCGCACTGGAACCGTACGGGCCGTGGTTCGTCGACCTGAGCGTGCTCCCGCTCGTGGGCCTCGGCGTCTACGCGCTCGGCAGCCACGTCTCCGGCGTCCTGACGTTCGGCGAGGCCACCGAGGTACTGGACTCGGTACTGAACTGA
- a CDS encoding sulfatase-like hydrolase/transferase produces MRDVIFVTADSVRHDFLDAMEFVSTFSNHRGVTGAHYTRPSLASILTASYQGAIESRAMSPTVAEAFSRTGYTTIGLSSSPHTDPRFGFDAGFDVYENYCEAGNRGNPLRQFASQFDLIRKVYHRFRPPHAKLSNRLPDDELIDNAIAAFNDESGPRFMWLHLMGTHRPYGLGDDAVPKEIDRKALFAPEKLSADEKETITRKYRQTLSRADAEIERLVDSVDSSDPLVVFSSDHGDEFGEDGHYFHQPQRRRVVDALTTVPVATNDLSLCEPLSVLDIAPSLLGEVGGEIPSAWHGKDVRETPRDQTLTIAPWHGTTTVAWQDFETKIVSRDADVSMVRNGETVAVERDNVDEDLKQQMRDLGYVE; encoded by the coding sequence ATGAGGGATGTCATCTTCGTTACTGCGGACTCCGTCCGTCACGATTTCCTGGACGCGATGGAGTTCGTCTCTACGTTCTCGAACCACCGGGGCGTGACCGGGGCCCACTACACGCGGCCGAGCCTCGCCAGTATTCTGACCGCCTCCTATCAGGGGGCTATCGAGTCCCGCGCGATGTCCCCGACGGTCGCAGAAGCGTTCTCCCGGACCGGGTACACGACAATTGGCCTCTCCTCGTCTCCCCACACCGACCCGCGGTTCGGGTTCGACGCCGGGTTCGACGTCTACGAGAACTACTGCGAGGCGGGCAACCGCGGGAACCCGCTCAGACAGTTCGCCTCCCAGTTCGACCTCATCCGGAAGGTCTACCACCGCTTCCGGCCGCCCCACGCGAAGCTATCGAACCGGCTCCCCGACGACGAACTCATCGACAACGCCATCGCGGCGTTCAACGACGAGTCGGGGCCGCGGTTCATGTGGCTCCACCTGATGGGCACGCACCGCCCGTACGGCCTCGGTGACGACGCCGTGCCCAAGGAGATAGACCGGAAGGCGCTGTTCGCCCCCGAGAAGCTCAGTGCGGACGAGAAGGAGACGATTACGCGGAAGTACCGCCAGACGCTCTCCCGGGCGGACGCCGAGATAGAGCGCCTCGTCGACTCGGTGGACTCGTCGGACCCGCTCGTGGTGTTCAGTTCGGACCACGGCGACGAGTTCGGCGAGGACGGGCACTACTTCCACCAGCCACAGCGGCGACGGGTAGTCGACGCGCTGACCACCGTGCCCGTGGCGACGAACGACCTCTCGCTGTGTGAACCGCTCAGCGTTCTCGACATCGCCCCGTCGCTGCTGGGCGAAGTCGGCGGCGAGATTCCGTCGGCGTGGCACGGGAAAGACGTCCGCGAGACGCCCCGGGACCAGACGCTCACCATCGCCCCGTGGCACGGAACGACGACCGTCGCGTGGCAGGACTTCGAGACGAAAATCGTGAGCCGCGACGCCGACGTGTCGATGGTGCGGAACGGCGAGACGGTCGCCGTCGAGCGCGATAACGTCGACGAGGACCTCAAGCAACAGATGCGCGACCTCGGTTACGTCGAGTGA
- a CDS encoding sulfatase, with protein sequence MQDFDSHAIENVLLVSIDCLREDWLQRGISEGIVPTLERLATEGLYFDQAFTVANTTDPSLTSFMTASYPHTHGVQENGWGLDESVPVLAESVQDAGHDTFGVVSVDHLSDEHSGLGRGFDEYCDGGGSYDTLYPILSRIYDTKTFNTVFGAVKDIGTEQWNLKSLLRQTGLIRLHCRTAKSVTQDAVDQLDRVDGPFFGWVHYFDMHEPRNYDRGDLDTHDEYTAAMKLVDGYVEQLLDELEARNRREETLVILTADHGEALDDHGYTGHGRQLYDEELHVPLAFHHPDIDAETVSDQVRTIDIAPTVCDLLGVDVPDAFEGRSLRVNDDGTPPGDRDAFLTAYPEFAESIGLRTPGWKLIREGTDHELYDLSADPDETNDLVAAGATDGTPYDDLREKLQAWDSAGSDISDQDVDADTQEMLKDLGYVD encoded by the coding sequence ATGCAAGATTTCGACTCACACGCCATCGAGAACGTACTGCTCGTCAGCATCGACTGTCTCCGCGAAGACTGGCTCCAGCGGGGCATCTCGGAGGGCATCGTTCCGACGCTCGAACGGCTGGCGACGGAGGGGTTGTACTTCGACCAGGCGTTCACCGTGGCAAACACGACCGACCCGAGCCTCACGTCGTTCATGACCGCCTCGTACCCTCACACTCACGGCGTCCAGGAGAACGGCTGGGGGCTCGACGAGTCTGTCCCCGTGCTCGCGGAGTCGGTACAGGACGCGGGGCACGACACGTTCGGCGTCGTCAGCGTCGACCACCTCAGCGACGAGCACTCGGGACTGGGACGGGGGTTCGACGAGTACTGTGACGGCGGCGGCTCCTACGATACGCTGTACCCGATTCTGAGCCGGATATACGACACGAAGACGTTCAACACGGTGTTCGGCGCGGTGAAGGACATCGGGACGGAGCAGTGGAACCTCAAGTCACTCCTGCGACAGACGGGCCTCATCAGACTGCACTGCCGAACGGCAAAGAGCGTGACACAGGACGCCGTCGACCAGCTCGACCGCGTCGACGGCCCGTTCTTCGGCTGGGTCCACTACTTCGACATGCACGAGCCGCGGAACTACGACCGTGGCGACCTCGACACACACGACGAGTACACGGCCGCGATGAAGCTCGTCGACGGGTACGTCGAGCAGTTGCTCGACGAACTCGAAGCGCGAAACCGCCGCGAGGAGACGCTGGTGATTCTCACGGCCGACCACGGGGAAGCGCTGGACGACCACGGCTACACGGGCCACGGCCGCCAGCTCTACGACGAGGAACTGCACGTCCCGCTCGCGTTCCACCATCCCGACATCGACGCGGAGACCGTCTCCGACCAGGTCCGGACAATCGACATCGCGCCCACGGTGTGTGACCTGCTGGGCGTCGACGTCCCGGACGCGTTCGAAGGGCGGAGCCTCCGTGTGAACGACGACGGCACGCCGCCGGGCGACCGCGACGCGTTCCTGACCGCCTATCCGGAGTTCGCCGAGTCTATCGGCCTCCGCACGCCGGGGTGGAAGCTCATTCGTGAGGGGACCGACCACGAACTGTACGACCTCTCGGCGGACCCTGACGAGACGAACGACCTCGTCGCCGCCGGCGCGACCGACGGGACACCGTACGACGACCTCCGCGAGAAGCTCCAGGCGTGGGACAGCGCCGGAAGCGACATCAGCGACCAGGACGTCGACGCCGACACTCAGGAGATGCTGAAAGACCTCGGCTACGTGGACTGA
- a CDS encoding glycosyltransferase family 2 protein, with the protein MAKTGSMPDGSVVAARDTDSDVQTSIVLPAYNESENLEPLIDEIQSTFRDNTTYGPYEVVVVDDGSTDGTAETIRQLATDRDEVTGVLLRRNFGQSAALAAGIDYATGEYIVTMDADRQNNPADIPKLLTKLEEGYDCVSGWRRDRDDPLSKTIPSAIQTRLAKLTGPDIHDFGCTLTAYRATGLKEIDLYGEGHRYIPAKLHKRGYRITELPVDHRPRTAGETKYGMKRLVKGFVDLLFHVFWNRFSTRPSHFFGGIGLVLMTAGGLIGSHMVFLKYAFGQSLAPHVPRLILTVALVLFGVQLVMFGFLAEMIVKQQYRDERPYRVNAVIGED; encoded by the coding sequence ATGGCAAAGACAGGGAGCATGCCGGATGGGTCGGTCGTAGCAGCGAGAGACACCGACAGTGACGTCCAGACGTCTATCGTGCTTCCTGCCTACAACGAGTCCGAGAACCTGGAGCCGCTGATAGACGAAATACAGTCCACGTTCCGTGACAATACGACGTACGGACCCTACGAGGTAGTGGTGGTCGACGACGGGAGCACGGACGGGACGGCCGAGACGATACGGCAGTTAGCGACGGACCGCGACGAGGTGACCGGGGTCTTGCTCCGGCGCAACTTCGGGCAGAGCGCCGCCCTGGCCGCCGGCATCGACTACGCCACGGGGGAGTACATCGTGACGATGGACGCCGACCGGCAGAACAACCCGGCGGACATTCCGAAGCTCCTCACGAAACTGGAGGAGGGCTACGACTGTGTCAGCGGCTGGCGGCGCGACCGGGACGACCCGCTCTCGAAGACGATTCCGTCGGCGATACAGACGCGGCTGGCGAAGCTCACCGGACCGGACATCCACGACTTCGGGTGTACGCTGACCGCCTACCGGGCCACCGGACTCAAGGAGATAGACCTCTACGGGGAGGGCCACCGGTACATCCCGGCGAAGCTACACAAGCGGGGGTACAGGATAACGGAACTGCCCGTCGACCACCGACCGCGGACCGCCGGCGAGACGAAGTACGGGATGAAGCGGCTGGTCAAGGGGTTCGTCGACCTCCTGTTTCACGTCTTCTGGAACCGGTTTTCGACCCGGCCGTCGCATTTCTTCGGCGGTATCGGGCTCGTCCTGATGACGGCCGGTGGCCTCATCGGGTCACACATGGTGTTTCTCAAGTACGCCTTCGGACAGTCGCTGGCACCGCACGTCCCGCGGCTCATCCTGACCGTCGCGCTGGTCCTGTTCGGCGTCCAGCTGGTGATGTTCGGGTTCCTCGCGGAGATGATAGTGAAACAGCAGTACCGGGACGAGCGACCGTACCGCGTCAACGCCGTCATCGGTGAGGACTGA
- a CDS encoding ArnT family glycosyltransferase, producing the protein MPSRLWNRVRESVRREPFVPFIALAAFLLMVFGTWRLRPHLTFPDETGAIELALRMGYEQNPFIDNFRKGGNLHLYLLALSFVPVTLYWLTTGQFGDIISGAASVGSSPSWGVSPDLLRAFYDVLLAGRLVSVVFGAGTVVVVYYLGRELLDRRAGVLASVFLTTTVGYVLTAHYATEDVPMTFFLMLGFLLTVRAFHSRDTRTLLAAALVAGLAASTKATAGLLVAPLALVIIERHWGESGSVVEFVTTAWKYPALTILGYVTTTPSIFVHPGSWANEISRYVVRSTSDVSYSWSDPGWLIQFAHLAEGQGIALFLFAMLSVLLVVVFLIRGTLDNAVWLLLLYAVPYFSVIIQGNMTQFPRVMPLFPILAVLAGVAGAELTRSRRSVRMAGTGLLTLVVVFSGVHTVAGVADVSQSRQEATAWTHANLDGSDTVDVYSQRVYLPEFPEEPTVNRYVIHSSFPRENWQPGLERLDCNAPDYVVLSSYHYFRFFKDPSVYPSVTERMSALFAEEDYEIVRTFGPPVDTELSAERKFRDSAGFASFPEDGNPTIVVLKRIDDEPTC; encoded by the coding sequence ATGCCCTCTAGGCTGTGGAACAGAGTTCGCGAGTCGGTCCGGCGCGAGCCGTTCGTGCCGTTCATCGCGCTCGCTGCGTTCCTGCTGATGGTCTTTGGAACCTGGCGGCTCCGCCCGCACCTGACCTTTCCCGACGAGACCGGCGCTATCGAACTGGCGCTCAGGATGGGATACGAACAGAACCCCTTCATCGACAACTTCCGGAAGGGCGGGAACCTCCACCTCTACCTGCTCGCGCTCTCGTTCGTCCCGGTGACGCTGTACTGGCTCACGACTGGGCAGTTCGGCGACATCATCTCCGGCGCGGCCAGCGTTGGTAGCTCACCGAGCTGGGGCGTGTCCCCGGACCTCCTCCGGGCGTTCTACGACGTGTTACTGGCCGGCCGGCTGGTCTCCGTCGTGTTCGGTGCCGGCACTGTCGTCGTCGTCTACTACCTCGGGCGTGAACTCCTGGACCGCCGCGCCGGCGTCCTCGCGTCGGTGTTCCTCACGACGACCGTCGGGTACGTCCTCACGGCCCACTACGCGACCGAGGACGTCCCGATGACGTTTTTCTTGATGCTCGGATTTCTGCTCACAGTCCGTGCGTTTCACTCTCGAGATACTAGGACGCTGCTGGCCGCCGCGCTGGTCGCCGGCCTGGCCGCGTCGACGAAGGCGACCGCCGGGCTCCTCGTCGCCCCTCTCGCGCTCGTCATCATCGAGCGCCACTGGGGTGAGTCGGGATCGGTCGTCGAGTTCGTCACGACGGCCTGGAAATACCCGGCGCTAACGATACTCGGATACGTCACGACGACGCCATCGATATTCGTCCACCCGGGCTCGTGGGCCAACGAGATATCCCGATACGTCGTTCGGAGCACGAGCGACGTCTCGTACAGCTGGTCGGACCCCGGATGGCTCATCCAGTTCGCACACCTCGCCGAAGGCCAGGGCATCGCGTTGTTCCTGTTCGCGATGCTGTCCGTGCTGCTCGTCGTCGTCTTCCTCATCCGGGGGACCCTCGACAACGCGGTCTGGCTGTTGCTCCTCTATGCCGTCCCGTACTTCTCGGTCATCATCCAGGGGAACATGACGCAGTTCCCGCGGGTGATGCCGCTGTTCCCGATTCTCGCGGTTCTCGCCGGCGTCGCCGGGGCCGAGTTAACGCGGTCTAGGCGGTCGGTTCGGATGGCCGGCACCGGACTGCTCACGCTGGTCGTCGTCTTCTCCGGCGTCCACACCGTCGCCGGCGTCGCCGACGTCAGTCAGTCACGGCAGGAGGCGACGGCGTGGACCCACGCCAATCTGGACGGTTCCGACACCGTCGACGTGTACTCCCAGCGCGTCTACCTCCCGGAATTCCCCGAGGAACCCACGGTGAACCGGTACGTCATCCACTCGTCGTTCCCCCGCGAGAACTGGCAGCCCGGGCTCGAACGACTGGACTGTAACGCGCCCGACTACGTCGTCCTCTCCAGTTACCACTACTTCCGGTTCTTCAAGGACCCGTCAGTGTACCCCAGCGTGACCGAGCGCATGTCGGCGCTGTTTGCCGAAGAGGACTACGAAATCGTCCGGACGTTCGGGCCGCCGGTCGACACCGAACTCAGCGCCGAGCGGAAGTTCAGGGACAGCGCCGGCTTCGCCTCGTTCCCCGAGGACGGGAACCCGACTATCGTTGTGCTGAAGCGGATAGACGATGAACCGACCTGCTGA